In the genome of Raphanus sativus cultivar WK10039 chromosome 4, ASM80110v3, whole genome shotgun sequence, one region contains:
- the LOC108848785 gene encoding proline transporter 1 isoform X1, which produces MCYNVIEGGKKFAKKGQILYKSEKLAFSKLLHVAEEGGEERQRLLAAETQEPFVVRTMNTTEAVNRKVNVRGDDGDIEIPDTAHQISSDSWFQVAFVLTTGINSAYVLGYSGTVMVPLGWVGGVVGLLLATAISLYANSLVAKLHELGGKRHIRYRDLAGFVYGRKAYHLTWGLQYVNLFMINCGFIILAGSALKAVYVLFRDDHTIKLPHCIAIAGLICAVFAIGIPHLSALGIWLAVSTILSLIYIVVAIVLSVRDGVKAPARDYEIQGTSLSKLFTITGAAANLVFAFNTGMLPEIQATVRQPVVKNMMKALYFQFTAGVLPMYTVTFIGYWAYGSSTSTYLLNSVNGPLWVKALANVSAILQSVISLHIFASPTYEYMDTRFGIKGNPLALKNLLFRIMARGGYIAVSTLVSSLLPFLGDFMSLTGAVSTFPLTFILANHMYYKAKNSKLSPMQKLWHWLNVVFFSLMSVAAAIAAVRLIALDSKNFHVFADL; this is translated from the exons ATGTGTTATAATGTTAT TGAAGGAGGAAAAAAATTCGCTAAAAAAGGACAGATTCTATATAAATCAGAAAAGCTGGCTTTCTCAAAACTCCTTCATGTGGCTgaggaaggaggagaagaaaggCAAAGGCTCTTAGCTGCAGAGACACAAGAGCCCTTTGTCGTAAGAACCATGAACACCACCGAAGCTGTGAATCGCAAGGTCAATGTCAGAGGAGATGATGGTGATATTGAAATCCCTGACACTGCTCATCAAATTAGCAGCG ATTCATGGTTTCAGGTGGCGTTCGTTCTGACGACCGGTATAAACAGCGCGTATGTGTTGGGATATTCAGGAACAGTGATGGTTCCTTTAGGTTGGGTTGGTGGTGTGGTTGGTCTTCTTCTCGCGACTGCAATCTCTCTCTATGCAAACAGTCTGGTAGCCAAGCTTCATGAGTTGGGTGGCAAAAGACACATTCGCTACAGAGACCTTGCTGGTTTCGTTTACG GTAGAAAGGCTTATCACCTTACATGGGGATTGCAGTATGTTAATCTTTTCATGATTAACTGTGGATTCATCATACTAGCTGGTTCTGCCTTGAAG GCTGTTTATGTGCTTTTCAGGGACGATCATACCATTAAACTACCTCACTGTATAGCCATTGCTGGTCTGATATGTGCGGTTTTCGCTATCGGAATCCCTCATCTATCGGCTCTTGGAATCTGGCTTGCGGTTTCAACTATCCTCAGTCTCATCTACATAGTTGTAGCAATTGTCCTATCAGTTAGAGACG GAGTGAAGGCACCTGCAAGAGATTACGAGATACAAGGAACATCATTAAGCAAACTTTTTACCATCACAGGAGCAGCAGCAAACCTGGTCTTCGCATTCAACACAGGGATGCTTCCAGAGATTCAGGCAACAGTGAGACAACCGGTTGTGAAAAACATGATGAAGGCTCTTTACTTTCAGTTCACAGCAGGTGTCTTACCAATGTACACAGTTACATTCATTGGATATTGGGCTTACGGATCATCAACCTCAACATATCTGCTAAACAGTGTTAACGGCCCACTCTGGGTCAAAGCCCTTGCTAACGTCTCAGCTATACTTCAATCTGTTATCTCTTTACAT ATATTTGCGAGTCCAACATATGAGTACATGGACACAAGGTTTGGGATCAAAGGAAACCCATTGGCTTTAAAGAACTTGCTGTTCAGGATCATGGCTAGAGGCGGGTACATCGCGGTCAGCACGCTTGTCTCGTCGCTCTTGCCGTTTCTTGGTGACTTCATGAGTCTCACTGGTGCAGTGAGCACATTCCCTCTTACATTTATTCTAGCCAACCACATGTACTATAAGGCTAAGAACAGTAAGCTCAGTCCTATGCAAAAGCTATGGCATTGgcttaatgttgtctttttcagtttgaTGTCTGTTGCTGCTGCCATTGCAGCTGTCAGGCTCATCGCCCTTGACTCTAAGAACTTTCACGTTTTTGCAGATTTGTAA
- the LOC108848785 gene encoding proline transporter 1 isoform X2: protein MNTTEAVNRKVNVRGDDGDIEIPDTAHQISSDSWFQVAFVLTTGINSAYVLGYSGTVMVPLGWVGGVVGLLLATAISLYANSLVAKLHELGGKRHIRYRDLAGFVYGRKAYHLTWGLQYVNLFMINCGFIILAGSALKAVYVLFRDDHTIKLPHCIAIAGLICAVFAIGIPHLSALGIWLAVSTILSLIYIVVAIVLSVRDGVKAPARDYEIQGTSLSKLFTITGAAANLVFAFNTGMLPEIQATVRQPVVKNMMKALYFQFTAGVLPMYTVTFIGYWAYGSSTSTYLLNSVNGPLWVKALANVSAILQSVISLHIFASPTYEYMDTRFGIKGNPLALKNLLFRIMARGGYIAVSTLVSSLLPFLGDFMSLTGAVSTFPLTFILANHMYYKAKNSKLSPMQKLWHWLNVVFFSLMSVAAAIAAVRLIALDSKNFHVFADL from the exons ATGAACACCACCGAAGCTGTGAATCGCAAGGTCAATGTCAGAGGAGATGATGGTGATATTGAAATCCCTGACACTGCTCATCAAATTAGCAGCG ATTCATGGTTTCAGGTGGCGTTCGTTCTGACGACCGGTATAAACAGCGCGTATGTGTTGGGATATTCAGGAACAGTGATGGTTCCTTTAGGTTGGGTTGGTGGTGTGGTTGGTCTTCTTCTCGCGACTGCAATCTCTCTCTATGCAAACAGTCTGGTAGCCAAGCTTCATGAGTTGGGTGGCAAAAGACACATTCGCTACAGAGACCTTGCTGGTTTCGTTTACG GTAGAAAGGCTTATCACCTTACATGGGGATTGCAGTATGTTAATCTTTTCATGATTAACTGTGGATTCATCATACTAGCTGGTTCTGCCTTGAAG GCTGTTTATGTGCTTTTCAGGGACGATCATACCATTAAACTACCTCACTGTATAGCCATTGCTGGTCTGATATGTGCGGTTTTCGCTATCGGAATCCCTCATCTATCGGCTCTTGGAATCTGGCTTGCGGTTTCAACTATCCTCAGTCTCATCTACATAGTTGTAGCAATTGTCCTATCAGTTAGAGACG GAGTGAAGGCACCTGCAAGAGATTACGAGATACAAGGAACATCATTAAGCAAACTTTTTACCATCACAGGAGCAGCAGCAAACCTGGTCTTCGCATTCAACACAGGGATGCTTCCAGAGATTCAGGCAACAGTGAGACAACCGGTTGTGAAAAACATGATGAAGGCTCTTTACTTTCAGTTCACAGCAGGTGTCTTACCAATGTACACAGTTACATTCATTGGATATTGGGCTTACGGATCATCAACCTCAACATATCTGCTAAACAGTGTTAACGGCCCACTCTGGGTCAAAGCCCTTGCTAACGTCTCAGCTATACTTCAATCTGTTATCTCTTTACAT ATATTTGCGAGTCCAACATATGAGTACATGGACACAAGGTTTGGGATCAAAGGAAACCCATTGGCTTTAAAGAACTTGCTGTTCAGGATCATGGCTAGAGGCGGGTACATCGCGGTCAGCACGCTTGTCTCGTCGCTCTTGCCGTTTCTTGGTGACTTCATGAGTCTCACTGGTGCAGTGAGCACATTCCCTCTTACATTTATTCTAGCCAACCACATGTACTATAAGGCTAAGAACAGTAAGCTCAGTCCTATGCAAAAGCTATGGCATTGgcttaatgttgtctttttcagtttgaTGTCTGTTGCTGCTGCCATTGCAGCTGTCAGGCTCATCGCCCTTGACTCTAAGAACTTTCACGTTTTTGCAGATTTGTAA